One genomic region from Candidatus Endomicrobiellum trichonymphae encodes:
- the glmS gene encoding glutamine--fructose-6-phosphate transaminase (isomerizing) has translation MCGIFGYIGKKNAVDIIFKGLEKLEYRGYDSAGIAVVIDKELCIRRSVGKLCNLGLSLKENPISANIGIGHTRWATHGSPSKENAHPHTDTAKTVVIVHNGIIENYVELKAELQKDGYEFKSETDTEVIAHLIKKYCKGNLFCAVQKTLSRVKGSYALGIVSKDEYDKIICARKDASLIIGVGVGENFMASDIPALLPYTRDMIFLENGDIAEITAEKVVVKNIKGDIINREIKNIRWDTVQAEKDGYKHFMLKEIFEQPRTIEDTFRGRIYPDEGRVYIEEVKLKEEYIKNISNIYIVACGTSYHSGLVSKFLFESFAKIPTEVDIASEFRYRDVILDEKTLVVVISQSGETADTLAALRLAKSKGCQTLAVCNVVGSSISREAMYVIYTHCGPEIGVASTKAFTGQVTALYVLALDWAYKREALTIKELKKYLKELWEIPLKINEFLKNAESVHDIAKVFANKRDFLYLGRHINYPVALEGALKIKEISYIHAEGYAAGEMKHGPIALIDKSMPIVAIVIKGRIYEKIISNIEEAKARGGTIIAVADQSDKEIGNKSNYVIYVPETDEFVSPLMTVIPLQLLAYYISLILGCDVDQPRNLAKSVTVE, from the coding sequence ATGTGCGGAATTTTTGGATATATAGGTAAAAAAAATGCTGTAGATATAATATTTAAGGGTTTGGAAAAGCTTGAATACAGAGGATATGATTCCGCCGGTATTGCTGTTGTTATTGACAAAGAACTGTGTATAAGAAGAAGTGTTGGAAAACTGTGCAATCTTGGGTTAAGCCTTAAAGAGAATCCTATTAGTGCAAATATAGGCATAGGGCACACCCGTTGGGCTACACACGGAAGCCCGTCTAAAGAAAACGCTCATCCGCATACGGATACTGCAAAAACTGTTGTTATTGTGCATAACGGAATAATAGAAAATTATGTTGAGTTAAAAGCCGAACTCCAAAAAGACGGGTATGAATTTAAATCTGAAACTGATACGGAAGTAATAGCGCATCTTATAAAAAAATATTGTAAAGGTAATCTGTTTTGTGCCGTTCAAAAAACCTTAAGCAGAGTCAAAGGTTCTTATGCGCTTGGAATAGTCTCTAAAGACGAGTATGACAAAATAATATGCGCAAGAAAAGATGCGTCTCTAATTATAGGCGTCGGTGTCGGTGAGAACTTTATGGCTTCTGATATTCCGGCGCTGCTTCCTTATACGCGCGATATGATTTTTCTTGAAAACGGAGATATTGCAGAAATTACTGCAGAGAAAGTAGTTGTAAAAAACATCAAAGGCGATATAATAAACAGAGAAATAAAAAACATACGATGGGATACAGTACAAGCTGAGAAAGACGGCTATAAGCATTTTATGTTAAAAGAGATATTTGAACAACCTCGTACAATCGAAGATACTTTTCGTGGAAGAATTTATCCTGATGAAGGAAGAGTTTATATCGAAGAAGTTAAACTTAAAGAAGAATACATTAAAAATATATCAAATATTTATATCGTAGCTTGCGGAACATCGTATCATTCTGGGCTTGTATCAAAATTTTTATTTGAAAGTTTTGCAAAAATACCGACAGAAGTTGATATCGCTTCCGAGTTCAGATACAGAGATGTTATTTTAGATGAAAAAACTTTAGTTGTGGTTATTTCGCAGTCTGGCGAGACTGCGGATACTTTGGCAGCTTTAAGACTTGCAAAAAGTAAAGGTTGTCAAACTCTGGCGGTATGTAATGTCGTAGGTTCAAGTATTAGTCGCGAAGCTATGTATGTGATTTATACGCATTGCGGTCCTGAAATAGGAGTTGCCTCTACAAAAGCTTTTACGGGGCAGGTTACTGCTCTATATGTACTTGCTTTGGATTGGGCATATAAAAGAGAGGCGCTTACAATCAAAGAATTGAAAAAATATTTAAAAGAGTTATGGGAAATTCCTTTAAAAATCAACGAGTTTTTGAAAAATGCCGAGTCCGTTCATGATATTGCAAAGGTTTTTGCAAATAAAAGGGATTTTTTATATCTGGGAAGACACATAAATTATCCTGTGGCGTTGGAGGGTGCATTAAAAATTAAAGAAATTTCATATATACACGCTGAAGGCTATGCCGCCGGCGAGATGAAACACGGACCGATAGCTTTGATTGATAAATCTATGCCGATAGTTGCAATAGTCATTAAAGGCAGAATATATGAAAAAATAATTTCAAATATAGAGGAAGCGAAAGCCAGAGGCGGGACTATTATAGCGGTGGCAGATCAATCTGATAAAGAAATTGGAAATAAAAGCAATTATGTGATTTATGTTCCTGAGACTGATGAGTTTGTGTCGCCGCTTATGACTGTAATTCCGCTGCAACTTTTAGCTTATTACATTTCGCTCATTCTCGGTTGTGATGTAGATCAGCCTAGAAATCTTGCTAAGTCCGTCACAGTCGAATGA
- the acpS gene encoding holo-ACP synthase has translation MNVGIDIEEVERFVKYVRDKKFLERIFAKEEISYSIPRKNAAQYLAARFAAKEAVWKALSTRNKKFTIADISVRNTKDGKPQVYIKNKKYKRIDISLSHTDKYVAAVAIAF, from the coding sequence ATGAATGTAGGGATTGATATTGAAGAAGTTGAAAGATTTGTTAAGTATGTAAGAGACAAAAAATTTTTGGAACGTATTTTTGCAAAGGAAGAAATATCTTACTCTATTCCAAGAAAAAATGCTGCTCAGTATTTGGCGGCGCGTTTTGCGGCAAAGGAAGCCGTTTGGAAAGCGTTAAGCACGAGGAATAAAAAATTTACTATTGCAGATATTTCGGTTAGAAATACTAAGGACGGAAAACCTCAGGTCTATATTAAAAATAAAAAATATAAAAGAATAGACATATCGCTGTCGCATACTGATAAGTATGTTGCAGCTGTTGCGATTGCCTTTTGA
- a CDS encoding NAD(P)H-hydrate dehydratase — translation MPFENTMKEKEIRSFASKLKRKPDSYKYNYGHVLVIAGSNTMPGSGILCCLGALRSGSGLVTYAVRDNFLDQACAISKPEVMFFVYRTATDILDFIKSRKVTSIVIGPGLKADNSVLCKFIKEIIYAVNIPVILDASGLACFNGIAGELKTTNAKLIITPHLGEFSKLLNIQSAVIENDRKKIVADFAEVNSLICVLKGSNTFVSCGKKNYKNNTGTPAMATAGSGDVLSGIISSFVNVTDDVFEAVTFAVFIHGLAGEIAEKDKGMTGVIASDIAENICYAIKQIMMKR, via the coding sequence TTGCCTTTTGAAAATACTATGAAAGAAAAAGAAATTAGAAGTTTTGCTTCAAAATTAAAAAGGAAACCTGACAGTTATAAATATAACTATGGTCATGTTTTGGTAATAGCAGGTTCTAATACTATGCCCGGTTCCGGCATATTGTGCTGTTTGGGAGCATTGCGCTCTGGATCGGGACTTGTAACTTACGCTGTTAGAGATAATTTTTTAGATCAGGCATGTGCAATATCAAAACCTGAAGTAATGTTTTTTGTATATAGAACGGCGACGGATATTCTTGATTTTATTAAATCCAGAAAAGTTACGTCAATTGTAATAGGTCCGGGATTAAAAGCTGATAACAGCGTATTATGCAAATTTATTAAAGAAATTATTTATGCTGTTAACATACCGGTTATCTTAGATGCTTCCGGACTTGCCTGCTTTAATGGCATCGCAGGTGAACTTAAAACGACAAATGCTAAGCTTATAATAACGCCGCATTTGGGCGAATTTTCTAAACTTTTAAATATACAAAGCGCTGTAATAGAAAATGATAGGAAAAAGATAGTTGCAGATTTTGCAGAAGTAAATTCTCTTATTTGCGTTCTAAAAGGCAGCAATACTTTTGTATCTTGCGGTAAAAAAAATTATAAAAATAATACCGGCACTCCGGCAATGGCAACCGCGGGAAGCGGTGATGTATTGAGCGGAATAATATCTTCTTTTGTAAATGTTACGGATGATGTATTCGAAGCTGTAACATTTGCGGTTTTTATTCATGGACTTGCAGGTGAGATTGCCGAGAAAGATAAAGGTATGACGGGCGTTATTGCAAGCGATATTGCGGAAAATATTTGTTATGCAATAAAGCAGATAATGATGAAAAGATAG
- a CDS encoding CRISPR-associated helicase/endonuclease Cas3, with protein MISEKQPLLFYAHLSKSKDDKNKRQELNTHLTEVAEMSQKNASKIGMRNIGYCLGLLHDLGKYSELYQDYLLGERGDISRGDIDHSTAGAQYFNEFIKASMQDDNKLKNFLSEQIELCCVSHHSGLIDMIDIRGKNNFDKRLNKKYYYKETVSIEDIKKNIEKDVVDKINNIANNDLLYEIEQIKSKIDKNSKNEIYRTFSYGMLARFLLSCLIDADHTNSADFERGKKIKNKLVDWNIISEKLEKAIDELNDKNKSSENIKEIRKQISDDCAIAGQTYQKGCYKLEVPTGGGKTLASFRFAVEMAKKCNAGIDRIIYCIPFTTIIEQNANTIRKIVEADKSDKGNIVLEHHSNISQTSYDKGKEEEFNPTELYMQSWDIPIIFTTNVQILEVLFGRRTSDTRKLHQLANSIIIFDEVQSLPIKCVHLFNNAINYLVDFCNTTVVLCTATQPLLDNVDPERGCLKLSEKPDIIQNRNCVFDSLKRVEVKPEIKDVDYTSEEIASKAAEFVNDNENCLVICNTTKSAKEIFEIIKGRVDYEVYHLSARMMPIHRKIVLRAIKRKLNKRKKIAVVSTQVIEAGIDIDFNCGIRALAGLDSIIQAAGRINRNGTLKTNDGNNKKGKLYVYNFNENLGILDDIKRGKDTAEIILRRHPNADLLDNKIIKDYYDDFFYQKKQRKDMQFLICNENTELDLLSENCKYNGKYNLTLNQSFKEASNNFKVIDNIASPVCIEIKRVRKIIDKINSSFDSKERYKLIKKLHKYRVNIYPSQFKNSTAIKPISNDLDIYSISDCYYDKNFGITEEAALDKGGACV; from the coding sequence ATGATTTCTGAAAAGCAACCACTATTATTTTATGCTCATTTATCTAAATCTAAAGATGATAAAAATAAAAGACAAGAATTAAATACACATTTAACTGAAGTTGCTGAGATGTCTCAGAAGAATGCTTCAAAAATCGGAATGAGAAACATAGGATATTGTTTAGGATTGTTACATGATTTAGGAAAATATTCTGAATTATATCAAGACTATTTATTGGGAGAAAGAGGCGATATTAGCAGAGGAGATATAGATCATTCTACTGCAGGCGCTCAATATTTCAATGAGTTTATTAAAGCGTCAATGCAGGACGATAATAAATTAAAAAACTTTTTGTCTGAACAAATTGAACTTTGTTGTGTTTCTCATCATTCTGGACTGATTGATATGATTGATATACGTGGAAAGAACAATTTTGATAAAAGATTGAACAAAAAATATTATTATAAAGAAACTGTCTCGATAGAAGATATAAAGAAAAACATAGAAAAAGACGTTGTGGATAAAATAAATAATATTGCCAATAACGACTTATTATATGAAATTGAACAAATCAAAAGCAAAATAGACAAAAATTCTAAAAATGAGATATATAGAACATTTTCATACGGAATGCTTGCAAGGTTTTTGTTGAGTTGTCTTATAGATGCAGATCATACAAACAGTGCAGATTTTGAGCGCGGAAAGAAAATTAAAAATAAGCTTGTAGATTGGAATATAATTTCAGAAAAATTAGAAAAAGCAATAGACGAACTTAATGATAAAAATAAATCTTCTGAAAATATAAAAGAAATAAGAAAGCAGATTTCTGATGATTGTGCTATTGCCGGACAAACATATCAAAAAGGATGTTATAAACTTGAAGTGCCTACAGGTGGCGGAAAAACACTTGCAAGTTTTAGGTTTGCTGTTGAGATGGCAAAGAAGTGCAATGCTGGTATTGATAGAATAATTTATTGCATTCCTTTTACTACAATAATTGAGCAAAATGCTAATACAATAAGGAAAATAGTTGAAGCAGATAAATCCGATAAAGGGAATATAGTATTAGAACATCATTCTAATATATCTCAAACATCATATGATAAGGGAAAAGAAGAAGAATTTAATCCAACAGAACTTTATATGCAAAGTTGGGATATTCCTATTATATTTACGACAAATGTACAGATTTTAGAGGTTCTGTTTGGACGTAGAACTAGTGACACAAGGAAACTTCATCAATTGGCAAATTCAATAATTATTTTTGATGAGGTACAGTCGCTTCCAATAAAGTGCGTTCATTTATTTAACAATGCGATAAATTATTTAGTTGATTTTTGTAATACTACTGTTGTTTTATGTACTGCAACACAACCTTTATTAGACAATGTAGATCCAGAAAGAGGTTGTTTAAAACTTTCTGAAAAACCAGATATTATTCAGAATAGAAATTGTGTGTTTGATAGTTTGAAGCGAGTAGAAGTTAAACCTGAAATAAAAGATGTTGATTATACAAGTGAAGAAATAGCTTCAAAAGCCGCAGAGTTTGTTAATGATAACGAGAATTGTCTGGTGATTTGTAATACAACAAAATCTGCAAAAGAGATTTTTGAAATTATAAAAGGCAGAGTGGATTATGAAGTTTATCATCTTAGCGCAAGAATGATGCCAATTCATAGAAAAATTGTTTTAAGAGCAATAAAAAGAAAATTAAATAAGAGAAAAAAAATTGCAGTTGTCTCTACGCAGGTTATAGAGGCTGGCATTGACATTGATTTTAATTGTGGCATTCGAGCATTGGCAGGATTGGATTCTATAATTCAAGCGGCTGGAAGAATCAATAGAAATGGAACTTTAAAAACTAATGATGGGAATAATAAAAAGGGCAAACTGTATGTTTACAATTTTAATGAAAATTTAGGTATTTTAGATGATATTAAGAGAGGAAAAGATACTGCTGAAATTATTTTAAGGAGGCATCCTAATGCAGATTTGTTAGACAATAAAATAATCAAAGATTATTATGATGATTTCTTTTATCAAAAAAAACAGCGAAAAGATATGCAATTTTTAATTTGTAATGAAAATACTGAATTGGATTTATTGTCAGAAAACTGTAAGTATAATGGTAAATATAATCTTACGCTGAATCAATCTTTTAAAGAAGCTTCAAATAATTTTAAAGTTATAGATAATATTGCAAGCCCTGTCTGCATTGAGATAAAAAGAGTTCGTAAAATTATTGATAAAATAAATAGTTCTTTTGATTCTAAAGAAAGATATAAACTTATAAAGAAACTTCACAAATATAGAGTTAATATCTATCCAAGTCAATTTAAAAATTCAACCGCGATAAAACCAATAAGTAATGATTTAGATATTTATAGCATAAGCGATTGTTATTATGATAAAAACTTTGGCATTACAGAGGAAGCAGCATTAGATAAAGGAGGTGCATGTGTTTAA
- the cas5c gene encoding type I-C CRISPR-associated protein Cas5c, with protein sequence MFNIPKNAIEFKVYGKYALFTDPITKLGGEKCSYQIPTYEAIKGITESIYWKPTFIWIIDKVRVMKSIEMEAKGVRTLKYHGVVGLYYYTYLRDVEYQVQAHFEWNVNESNLIQDRIDGKHFAIANRSLENGGRRDIFIGTRECQGYVEPCKFGEGDSDYDNNNLLSFGSMFYNFGYPNETGKKELITRIWLDANMKKGTVDFNDKKNNIKERIVKPMQQENQYVLDKNILKVNTEYENIFGNMEVK encoded by the coding sequence GTGTTTAATATTCCCAAAAACGCAATAGAGTTTAAAGTGTATGGAAAATATGCATTATTTACTGATCCAATTACAAAATTAGGCGGAGAAAAATGTTCATATCAAATTCCTACTTATGAGGCAATTAAAGGGATTACAGAGTCAATTTATTGGAAACCGACATTTATTTGGATTATAGATAAAGTTCGTGTTATGAAGTCTATAGAAATGGAAGCCAAAGGTGTAAGAACTTTAAAGTATCATGGCGTCGTCGGATTATATTACTATACTTATCTACGAGATGTTGAATATCAAGTGCAGGCACATTTTGAATGGAATGTTAATGAGTCTAATCTCATACAAGACAGAATAGATGGGAAACATTTTGCAATAGCAAACCGTTCGCTCGAAAATGGCGGCAGGAGAGATATTTTTATTGGAACTCGCGAGTGTCAAGGATATGTTGAACCTTGTAAATTTGGAGAAGGTGATAGTGATTATGATAACAATAATTTATTGTCTTTTGGCTCTATGTTTTATAATTTTGGTTATCCAAATGAAACAGGGAAAAAGGAATTAATAACGAGAATATGGTTAGATGCCAATATGAAAAAAGGGACAGTTGATTTTAACGATAAAAAGAATAATATAAAAGAAAGAATAGTGAAACCAATGCAACAAGAAAACCAATATGTTTTAGATAAGAATATTTTGAAAGTTAATACAGAATATGAAAATATATTTGGAAATATGGAGGTAAAATAA